In Candidatus Desulfatibia profunda, one genomic interval encodes:
- a CDS encoding 3'(2'),5'-bisphosphate nucleotidase CysQ has protein sequence MNLKDNLLTALSAANRAGSAILEIYDKHFEIRYKEDRSPLTLADRRSHEIIIQHLEQQTDNPLPILSEEGKDIPFEHRKSWDYFWLVDPLDGTKEFIKRNGEFTVNLALIHKNRPVLGVVYIPVRDVYYFAAEGLGAYRLNGETGIDLNAERLPEREKTTLLNTVIARSARLPIDSETSESADHSTIQPFNHSTKTKPLTIVGSRSHATRELEEFVEAMRKKYQQVEFIAAGSSLKLCLVAEGRADIYPRLGPTMEWDTAAGQAVVEQAEGSVLDAGTDEPLRYNKENLLNPWFIVRRKFFD, from the coding sequence ATGAATTTGAAGGATAATCTATTGACGGCATTGTCGGCTGCAAACAGGGCCGGCAGCGCGATTCTCGAAATTTATGATAAACATTTCGAGATCCGGTACAAAGAAGACCGTTCTCCGCTTACTCTGGCTGACAGGCGCTCCCATGAAATCATCATTCAACACTTAGAGCAACAGACCGACAATCCATTGCCGATTCTAAGTGAAGAAGGCAAGGACATTCCCTTTGAACACAGAAAATCATGGGACTATTTCTGGCTGGTCGATCCTCTTGACGGAACCAAGGAGTTTATCAAAAGAAACGGTGAGTTTACCGTAAATCTGGCGCTGATACATAAAAACCGTCCGGTTTTAGGGGTTGTTTACATTCCGGTCAGGGACGTTTATTATTTTGCCGCAGAGGGCCTGGGTGCTTATCGTCTCAATGGCGAAACTGGGATTGATTTGAACGCAGAGAGGTTGCCGGAGCGTGAAAAAACCACATTGTTAAACACAGTTATAGCCCGTTCCGCCCGTTTGCCCATTGATTCTGAAACCTCTGAATCTGCCGACCATTCAACCATTCAACCATTCAACCATTCGACCAAAACCAAACCATTAACCATCGTCGGCAGCCGTTCGCATGCCACCAGGGAACTTGAAGAATTTGTGGAAGCGATGCGAAAGAAGTACCAACAGGTGGAATTCATCGCGGCCGGCAGTTCGTTAAAGCTGTGCCTGGTCGCCGAGGGTAGGGCGGACATCTATCCCAGGCTGGGGCCTACCATGGAATGGGATACGGCCGCGGGGCAGGCCGTCGTAGAGCAGGCCGAAGGGAGCGTATTGGATGCCGGAACGGACGAGCCTCTCAGATACAATAAGGAAAACCTTCTAAATCCGTGGTTTATTGTCAGAAGAAAATTCTTCGATTGA
- the galE gene encoding UDP-glucose 4-epimerase GalE, which translates to MKTVLVTGGAGYIGSHMVKELHRKNYNTIVLDNLDYGHREAVNTGIFIQGDLGNKGLMETIFKTHPIDAVMHFSAYAYVGESVLNPRKYYQNNVANTLNLLDAMLNFNVKKFIFSSSCATYGEPIHIPITEDHPQKPINPYGYTKFMVEQILRDYSTAYHLHYVSLRYFNAAGADPDGEIGEDHDPETHLIPLTLRAAAEASGLKKTKSGEPVVLKVFGNDYQTKDGTCIRDYIHVVDLASAHILALERMMAGGKSDVFNLGNGEGYSVKEVIDTASEVSGIDIPFEYVDRRQGDPAALVGSSAKAKEKLGWKPRYATLSQIVETAWNWHKKHPEGFKSRKTY; encoded by the coding sequence ATGAAAACAGTGCTTGTTACCGGTGGCGCCGGCTATATTGGTTCGCACATGGTAAAAGAATTACACCGGAAGAATTATAACACCATTGTTCTTGACAATCTTGATTACGGACACAGAGAAGCCGTTAACACAGGGATTTTTATCCAGGGAGATCTTGGCAATAAAGGCTTGATGGAAACTATTTTTAAAACACACCCCATTGATGCTGTCATGCATTTTTCAGCATATGCCTATGTAGGGGAATCGGTTCTGAATCCTCGCAAATACTACCAAAACAATGTCGCCAATACCTTAAATCTTTTAGATGCAATGCTAAATTTCAATGTAAAGAAATTTATCTTTTCTTCCTCATGCGCGACTTATGGTGAGCCCATTCATATTCCCATAACAGAGGACCATCCCCAGAAGCCGATCAACCCTTACGGTTACACCAAGTTCATGGTTGAACAAATATTGCGAGATTATAGTACAGCTTATCATTTACATTATGTTTCTTTGAGATATTTTAATGCCGCCGGAGCAGATCCGGACGGTGAAATCGGCGAAGACCATGATCCGGAGACGCATCTTATCCCTCTGACATTGCGGGCGGCCGCAGAGGCATCAGGGCTAAAAAAAACCAAATCCGGGGAACCGGTTGTGTTAAAGGTCTTTGGAAACGACTACCAGACCAAAGATGGGACCTGTATCAGAGATTATATCCATGTCGTGGATTTGGCATCAGCGCATATCCTGGCGCTTGAAAGGATGATGGCTGGCGGTAAAAGTGATGTATTTAACCTTGGAAACGGCGAAGGTTATTCTGTCAAAGAGGTGATCGACACAGCCAGTGAAGTTAGCGGCATTGATATCCCTTTTGAGTATGTGGATAGAAGGCAGGGAGATCCGGCTGCACTGGTAGGAAGCAGTGCTAAAGCCAAAGAAAAACTTGGCTGGAAACCCAGGTACGCAACACTTTCACAAATTGTTGAAACCGCCTGGAACTGGCATA